From Triticum urartu cultivar G1812 chromosome 2, Tu2.1, whole genome shotgun sequence, a single genomic window includes:
- the LOC125539295 gene encoding cytochrome P450 704C1-like — protein MDSPLSQQPTLLALSLLLLALYLARRALLGKRRNYPPVAGTMLHQLLNFGRLAEYQTELSQRYRTFRMLTPTCSYVYTVEPANVEYILRTNFANYGKGTMTHDVLEDLLGDGIFNVDGAMWRHQRKVASFEFSTRVLREYSSGVFRDTAAELAGIVAAAAAAGERVDMHDLFMRSTLDSIFTIGFGVNLGGLSQSSQESAAFARAFDDANEQVLYRFFDPLWKAKRLLNVSSEAAMKRSVRTINDFVYAVIDKKIEQMSRDEHEFAKKEDILSRFLLEREKDPGCFDNKYLRDIILNFVIAGRDTSAGTLSWFLYVLCGNQRIQDKIAREVREATTAGDRDVGVQELTACLTEDAISNMPYLHAALTETLRLYPAVPIDVKYCFSDDTLPDGHAVRKGDMVNYQPYPMGRMKFLWGDDAEEFRPERWLDGDGVFVPESPYKFTAFQAGPRICLGKEFAYRQMKIFAAVLLYLYKFEMWERDSTVGYRPMLTLKMDGPLHVRALPRRASG, from the exons ATGGACTCACCGCTGAGCCAGCAGCCCACGCTGCTGGCGCTGTCGCTGCTCCTCCTGGCCCTCTACCTGGCGCGCCGCGCCCTGCTCGGCAAGCGGCGGAACTACCCGCCCGTGGCCGGCACCATGCTCCACCAGCTCCTCAACTTCGGCCGCCTGGCCGAGTACCAGACGGAGCTCTCCCAGAGGTACCGCACCTTCCGCATGCTCACCCCGACCTGCAGCTACGTGTACACCGTGGAGCCCGCCAACGTGGAGTACATCCTCCGCACCAACTTCGCCAACTATGGCAAGGGCACCATGACCCACGACGTGCTGGAGGACCTCCTCGGCGACGGCATCTTCAACGTCGACGGCGCCATGTGGCGGCACCAGCGCAAGGTCGCCAGCTTCGAGTTCTCCACCCGGGTGCTCCGCGAGTACAGCAGCGGCGTGTTCCGCGACACGGCCGCCGAGCTCGCGGGCATcgtggccgccgccgccgccgccggggaGAGGGTCGACATGCACGACCTGTTCATGCGGTCGACGCTGGACTCGATCTTCACGATCGGGTTCGGAGTCAACCTCGGCGGGCTGTCCCAGTCCAGCCAGGAGAGCGCGGCGTTCGCCCGGGCGTTCGACGACGCCAACGAGCAGGTGCTGTACCGGTTCTTCGACCCGCTCTGGAAGGCCAAGAGGCTGCTCAACGTCTCGTCGGAGGCGGCCATGAAGCGGTCGGTGCGCACCATCAACGACTTCGTGTACGCTGTCATCGACAAGAAGATCGAGCAGATGAGCAGAGATGAACACGAATTC GCCAAGAAAGAGGACATCCTGTCGAGATTCCTGCTGGAGAGGGAGAAAGACCCGGGCTGCTTCGACAACAAGTACCTCCGGGACATCATACTCAACTTCGTGATCGCCGGCCGCGACACGTCGGCGGGGACGCTGTCGTGGTTCCTCTACGTGCTGTGCGGCAACCAGCGCATCCAGGACAAGATCGCGAGGGAGGTGCGGGAGgccaccaccgccggcgaccgGGACGTCGGCGTCCAAGAACTCACGGCGTGCCTCACAGAAGACGCCATCAGCAACATGCCGTACCTCCACGCCGCGCTGACGGAGACGCTCCGGCTGTACCCGGCGGTGCCCATC GATGTCAAGTACTGCTTCTCGGATGACACGCTGCCGGACGGCCACGCCGTGAGGAAAGGGGACATGGTGAACTACCAGCCGTACCCGATGGGCAGGATGAAGTTCCTGTGGGGCGACGACGCCGAGGAGTTCAGGCCGGAGCGGTGGCTCGACGGCGACGGCGTGTTCGTCCCGGAGAGCCCCTACAAGTTCACGGCATTCCAG GCGGGGCCTCGAATCTGCCTGGGGAAGGAGTTCGCGTACAGGCAGATGAAGATATTTGCGGCTGTTCTTCTCTACCTCTACAAGTTTGAGATGTGGGAGCGCGACTCCACGGTGGGGTACCGCCCGATGCTCACcctcaaaatggatggtccactCCATGTTCGTGCGTTGCCCCGGCGAGCAAGCGGGTAG